A stretch of Acropora palmata chromosome 9, jaAcrPala1.3, whole genome shotgun sequence DNA encodes these proteins:
- the LOC141892998 gene encoding tyrosine-protein kinase receptor Tie-1-like has product MARDVQEENIYERKTKGRLPVKWTAYEALLYGQYTTKSDVWSYGVVLYEIFTIGGSPYPRMDGNKVVNFLQEGSRMQKPEHVDDKLLVEKRSV; this is encoded by the exons ATGGCCAGAGATGTACAAGAGGAAAATATCTATGAACGAAAGACGAAG GGTCGTCTTCCAGTGAAGTGGACAGCATATGAAGCTTTGTTGTACGGacaatacacaacaaaaagtGATGT ATGGAGTTATGGAGTTGTTCtttatgaaatatttactaTTG GTGGTTCGCCATATCCACGCATGGATGGTAACAAAGTTGTCAATTTCCTTCAAGAAGGCAGCAGGATGCAGAAACCAGAGCACGTGGACGATAAATTGTTAGTCGAAAAGCGTTCTGTTTAA